The following are encoded in a window of Levilactobacillus namurensis genomic DNA:
- a CDS encoding IS3 family transposase produces MPTRYDKEFKQNIINLYKQGESAAQLAREYGIGYSTVHKWIQGQAKTQSGKSPDEIKAMEKRLASLSEENEILKKALGFLAQK; encoded by the coding sequence ATGCCAACTCGTTACGACAAAGAATTCAAACAAAACATTATCAACCTATATAAGCAAGGCGAATCAGCTGCCCAACTGGCCAGAGAATATGGCATTGGCTATTCAACAGTTCATAAGTGGATCCAGGGCCAGGCCAAGACTCAATCCGGTAAATCGCCAGACGAAATCAAAGCGATGGAAAAGCGACTGGCTTCGCTGTCTGAGGAGAACGAAATCCTAAAAAAAGCCCTGGGCTTCCTTGCGCAGAAGTAA